A single genomic interval of Heteronotia binoei isolate CCM8104 ecotype False Entrance Well chromosome 11, APGP_CSIRO_Hbin_v1, whole genome shotgun sequence harbors:
- the LOC132579756 gene encoding putative P2Y purinoceptor 10, which yields MHNASSSHNCTDPPTDFHTSLYAATYTIIFVPGLLANGLALWVLCRFISKKSKAVVFMINLAAADLAHVFSLPLRMYYYLNHDWPFGSFLCQVCFYLKYLNMYASIFFLTCISIQRCLFLLHPFKAKAWKRRYDIAISAAVWTGVGAACLPLPILRSSDWPNDTSTCFADLGMKQVAVGASVAMVVVAEFAGFVVPLALVLYCTWRMRRSLQELHTPLQPTSEKRKALRMILACAAVFFVCFTPYHVNFPLFMMAKREAILDCAVRHRALYFHPISLCLASLNCCLDPILYYFTTSEFQERLLCCSKAAILNRLTNHDSNSAASSGGEKSEEGRGDKTILRAYFWTRQPRRFERDSMESPLSS from the coding sequence ATGCACAACGCTAGCTCATCGCACAACTGCACCGATCCCCCGACGGACTTCCACACCTCCCTCTATGCAGCCACCTACACAATCATCTTTGTTCCTGGACTCCTGGCCAATGGCCTGGCCCTCTGGGTTCTGTGCCGCTTCATCAGCAAGAAGAGCAAAGCCGTCGTTTTCATGATCAACTTGGCGGCTGCCGACTTGGCGCATGTCTTCTCTTTGCCTTTGCGCATGTACTACTACCTCAACCACGACTGGCCCTTTGGGAGCTTCCTCTGCCAGGTGTGCTTCTACCTCAAGTACCTCAACATGTACGCCAGCATCTTCTTCCTCACCTGCATCAGCATCCAGCGTTGCCTCTTCCTGCTCCACCCTTTCAAAGCCAAGGCCTGGAAGCGCAGGTACGACATCGCCATCAGCGCCGCTGTGTGGACGGGGGTGGGGGCTGCTTGCCTGCCCCTCCCGATCCTCAGGAGTTCCGACTGGCCCAATGACACCAGCACCTGCTTTGCGGACCTCGGGATGAAGCAGGTGGCGGTGGGCGCCTCAGTCGCCATGGTGGTGGTGGCCGAATTTGCCGGCTTCGTGGTTCCCCTGGCGCTCGTCCTTTACTGCACGTGGAGAATGAGGCGGTCCTTACAGGAGCTTCACACCCCTTTGCAGCCGACCAGCGAGAAGCGGAAGGCTCTGCGCATGATCTTGGCGTGCGCGGCGGTCTTCTTCGTCTGCTTCACGCCCTACCACGTGAACTTCCCCCTGTTTATGATGGCAAAAAGGGAAGCCATCCTGGACTGTGCTGTGCGGCACAGAGCCTTGTATTTCCACCCCATCTCTTTGTGCCTGGCCAGCCTCAACTGCTGCCTGGATCCCATTCTCTATTACTTCACGACGTCCGAGTTTCAGGAGAGGCTGCTCTGCTGCAGCAAAGCCGCCATCTTGAACCGTCTGACCAACCACGACAGCAACAGCGCCGCCTCGTCGGGCGGGGAGAAGAGCGAAGAGGGTCGGGGGGACAAAACCATTTTGAGGGCCTATTTTTGGACTCGGCAGCCCCGGAGGTTTGAAAGAGATAGCATGGAGTCTCCTCTGTCTTCTTAA